From one Sus scrofa isolate TJ Tabasco breed Duroc chromosome 9, Sscrofa11.1, whole genome shotgun sequence genomic stretch:
- the FOLR1 gene encoding folate receptor 1 isoform X2, producing MQEPLPVGEALAGELRKGRSGEVVPPPAAKLRLHCPQVAVVSYHLAQTSTGPSSLGSTVLWGKRRGEGRRSGLGRETGNLAKKLTAAFWQKWINMAWRLTLFVLLGLVAAVGGARAKSDMLNVCMDAKHHKPKPSPEDKLHDQCSPWRKNSCCSVNTSLEAHKDISYLYRFNWDHCGKMEPACKRHFIQDTCLYECSPNLGPWIQEVNQKWRRERILNVPLCKEDCQIWWEDCRTSYTCKSNWHKGWNWTSGYNQCPVSAACHRFDFYFPTPAALCNEIWSHSFEVSSYSRGSGRCIQMWFDPAQGNPNEAVARYYAENGDAGAVAQGIGPLLTNLTEMVKHWVTG from the exons ATGCAGGAGCCTCTGCCTGTGGGTGAAGCACTGGCTGGCGAACTCCGGAAGGGGAGGTCCGGAGAGGTGGTGCCTCCCCCCGCAGCAAAGCTCAGACTGCACTGTCCTCAGGTGGCAGTGGTGTCCTACCACTTGGCACAGACCTCCACGGGCCCTTCATCGCTTGGCTCCACTGTGCTGTGGGGTAAGCGGCGCGGGGAGGGACGACGATCTGGGCTTGGAAGGGAAACAGGAAATCTGGCCAAGAAGCTTACGGCAGCTTTCTGGCAGAAGTGGATCAACATGGCCTGGCGGCTGACGCTCTTCGTGCTCCTGGGtttggtggctgctgtggggGGCGCCCGGGCCAAGTCGGACATGCTCAATGTCTGCATGGATGCCAAGCACCACAAGCCAAAGCCAAGCCCGGAGGACAAGCTGCACGACCag TGCAGCCCCTGGAGGAAGAACTCCTGCTGCTCAGTCAACACCAGCCTAGAAGCCCATAAAGACATCTCCTACCTGTACAGATTCAACTGGGACCACTGCGGCAAGATGGAGCCGGCCTGCAAGCGCCACTTCATTCAAGACACCTGTCTCTATGAGTGCTCGCCCAACCTGGGGCCCTGGATCCAGGAG gTGAACCAGAAGTGGCGCAGAGAGCGGATCCTGAACGTGCCCCTCTGCAAAGAGGACTGTCAGATCTGGTGGGAAGACTGCCGCACCTCCTACACCTGCAAGAGCAACTGGCACAAGGGCTGGAACTGGACCTCAG GGTATAACCAGTGCCCAGTGAGCGCCGCCTGCCACCGCTTCGACTTCTACTTCCCCACGCCCGCTGCCCTGTGCAACGAGATCTGGAGCCACTCCTTTGAAGTCAGCAGCTACAGCCGGGGCAGCGGCCGCTGCATCCAGATGTGGTTCGACCCGGCCCAGGGCAACCCCAACGAGGCGGTGGCGAGATACTATGCAGAGAATGGGGATGCTGGGGCCGTGGCCCAGGGGATCGGGCCTCTCCTGACCAACTTGACGGAGATGGTGAAACACTGGGTCACCGGCTAA
- the FOLR1 gene encoding folate receptor 1 isoform X1 translates to MQEPLPVGEALAGELRKGRSGEVVPPPAAKLRLHCPQVAVVSYHLAQTSTGPSSLGSTVLWGKRRGEGRRSGLGRETGNLAKKLTAAFWQKWINMAWRLTLFVLLGLVAAVGGARAKSDMLNVCMDAKHHKPKPSPEDKLHDQCSPWRKNSCCSVNTSLEAHKDISYLYRFNWDHCGKMEPACKRHFIQDTCLYECSPNLGPWIQEPRTLSRLQQLRPWADSSPLPPSHPGEPEVAQRADPERAPLQRGLSDLVGRLPHLLHLQEQLAQGLELDLRV, encoded by the exons ATGCAGGAGCCTCTGCCTGTGGGTGAAGCACTGGCTGGCGAACTCCGGAAGGGGAGGTCCGGAGAGGTGGTGCCTCCCCCCGCAGCAAAGCTCAGACTGCACTGTCCTCAGGTGGCAGTGGTGTCCTACCACTTGGCACAGACCTCCACGGGCCCTTCATCGCTTGGCTCCACTGTGCTGTGGGGTAAGCGGCGCGGGGAGGGACGACGATCTGGGCTTGGAAGGGAAACAGGAAATCTGGCCAAGAAGCTTACGGCAGCTTTCTGGCAGAAGTGGATCAACATGGCCTGGCGGCTGACGCTCTTCGTGCTCCTGGGtttggtggctgctgtggggGGCGCCCGGGCCAAGTCGGACATGCTCAATGTCTGCATGGATGCCAAGCACCACAAGCCAAAGCCAAGCCCGGAGGACAAGCTGCACGACCag TGCAGCCCCTGGAGGAAGAACTCCTGCTGCTCAGTCAACACCAGCCTAGAAGCCCATAAAGACATCTCCTACCTGTACAGATTCAACTGGGACCACTGCGGCAAGATGGAGCCGGCCTGCAAGCGCCACTTCATTCAAGACACCTGTCTCTATGAGTGCTCGCCCAACCTGGGGCCCTGGATCCAGGAG CCCCGGACCCTGTCAAGGCTGCAGCAGCTGAGACCCTGGGCTGacagcagccccctgcccccctcccacccaggTGAACCAGAAGTGGCGCAGAGAGCGGATCCTGAACGTGCCCCTCTGCAAAGAGGACTGTCAGATCTGGTGGGAAGACTGCCGCACCTCCTACACCTGCAAGAGCAACTGGCACAAGGGCTGGAACTGGACCTCAG GGTATAA
- the FOLR1 gene encoding folate receptor 1 isoform X3, producing MAWRLTLFVLLGLVAAVGGARAKSDMLNVCMDAKHHKPKPSPEDKLHDQCSPWRKNSCCSVNTSLEAHKDISYLYRFNWDHCGKMEPACKRHFIQDTCLYECSPNLGPWIQEVNQKWRRERILNVPLCKEDCQIWWEDCRTSYTCKSNWHKGWNWTSGYNQCPVSAACHRFDFYFPTPAALCNEIWSHSFEVSSYSRGSGRCIQMWFDPAQGNPNEAVARYYAENGDAGAVAQGIGPLLTNLTEMVKHWVTG from the exons ATGGCCTGGCGGCTGACGCTCTTCGTGCTCCTGGGtttggtggctgctgtggggGGCGCCCGGGCCAAGTCGGACATGCTCAATGTCTGCATGGATGCCAAGCACCACAAGCCAAAGCCAAGCCCGGAGGACAAGCTGCACGACCag TGCAGCCCCTGGAGGAAGAACTCCTGCTGCTCAGTCAACACCAGCCTAGAAGCCCATAAAGACATCTCCTACCTGTACAGATTCAACTGGGACCACTGCGGCAAGATGGAGCCGGCCTGCAAGCGCCACTTCATTCAAGACACCTGTCTCTATGAGTGCTCGCCCAACCTGGGGCCCTGGATCCAGGAG gTGAACCAGAAGTGGCGCAGAGAGCGGATCCTGAACGTGCCCCTCTGCAAAGAGGACTGTCAGATCTGGTGGGAAGACTGCCGCACCTCCTACACCTGCAAGAGCAACTGGCACAAGGGCTGGAACTGGACCTCAG GGTATAACCAGTGCCCAGTGAGCGCCGCCTGCCACCGCTTCGACTTCTACTTCCCCACGCCCGCTGCCCTGTGCAACGAGATCTGGAGCCACTCCTTTGAAGTCAGCAGCTACAGCCGGGGCAGCGGCCGCTGCATCCAGATGTGGTTCGACCCGGCCCAGGGCAACCCCAACGAGGCGGTGGCGAGATACTATGCAGAGAATGGGGATGCTGGGGCCGTGGCCCAGGGGATCGGGCCTCTCCTGACCAACTTGACGGAGATGGTGAAACACTGGGTCACCGGCTAA
- the FOLR1 gene encoding folate receptor alpha precursor produces the protein MALGRARLLLLLVCVAVTWAARPDLLNICMDAKHHKTKPGPEDGLHEQCSPWEMNACCSVNTSQEAHNDISYLYKFNWEHCGKMKPACKRHFIQDTCLYECSPNLGPWIQEVNQKWRRERILNVPLCKEDCQNWWEDCRTSYTCKSNWHEGWNWSSGYNRCPANAACHPFDFYFPTPAALCSQIWSNSYKQSNYSRGSGRCIQMWFDPEQGNPNEVVARYYAQIMSGAGLSEAWPLQFGLALTLLWLLS, from the exons ATGGCCCTTGGGAGAGCACGGCTGCTGCTGCTCTTGGTGTGTGTGGCTGTCACATGGGCGGCCCGGCCTGATCTCCTCAACATCTGCATGGACGCCAAGCACCACAAGACCAAGCCAGGCCCGGAAGATGGCCTGCATGAGCAG TGCAGCCCCTGGGAGATGAACGCCTGCTGCTCGGTCAACACCAGCCAAGAAGCCCATAACGACATCTCCTACCTGTACAAATTCAACTGGGAGCACTGCGGCAAGATGAAGCCGGCCTGCAAGCGCCACTTCATTCAAGACACCTGTCTCTATGAGTGCTCGCCCAACCTGGGGCCCTGGATCCAGGAG gTGAACCAGAAGTGGCGCAGAGAGCGGATCCTGAACGTGCCCCTCTGCAAAGAGGACTGTCAGAACTGGTGGGAAGACTGCCGCACCTCCTACACCTGCAAGAGCAACTGGCACGAGGGCTGGAACTGGAGCTCAG GGTATAACCGGTGCCCCGCGAACGCCGCCTGCCACCCCTTCGACTTCTACTTCCCCACGCCTGCTGCCCTGTGCAGCCAGATCTGGAGCAACTCCTACAAACAAAGCAACTACAGCCGGGGCAGCGGCCGCTGCATCCAGATGTGGTTCGACCCGGAACAGGGCAACCCCAACGAGGTGGTGGCGAGATACTACGCCCAGATCATGAGTGGCGCTGGGCTCTCCGAGGCCTGGCCTCTCCAGTTCGGCCTGGCCCTGACGCTGCTCTGGCTGCTGAGCTGA